Proteins encoded by one window of Sulfurospirillum barnesii SES-3:
- the lpxB gene encoding lipid-A-disaccharide synthase, whose translation MKLLISALEPSANLHLEPILNALDSCEIYGVFDERFGKPVMPSKAFSIMGFLDALPKIRKAKKAIKIMARMSFFVDKVILIDSPAFNLPLAKAIKTINPNVPIIYYILPKVWAWKPSRIKAMERYCDVLASIFPFEDQFYTKSTYVGNPLLDEIPLFKLQCDTSGVIAFLPGSRKSEIKTLFPIYKALASKLVGKEKILVIPPHFDYREIAEIYGDIHDFKICRNTYEAFAKSEFAFICSGTATLEAALVGVPFVLAYKAKAIDYWIAKHFVKLTHVGLANILFDFAKKPSLHQELLQEDVSVEGLLHAYKSVNKEAFLTQAKELRGMLKQGSTEAMISIIKA comes from the coding sequence TTGAAATTATTGATTTCCGCACTTGAGCCATCGGCAAATTTGCACTTAGAACCAATTTTAAATGCGCTGGATAGCTGTGAAATTTACGGAGTATTTGATGAGCGCTTTGGAAAACCTGTGATGCCAAGCAAGGCATTTTCAATTATGGGGTTTTTAGACGCATTGCCCAAGATTCGTAAAGCAAAAAAAGCCATTAAAATTATGGCACGCATGAGTTTTTTCGTGGATAAAGTTATTTTAATCGATTCACCCGCATTTAATTTGCCTTTAGCCAAAGCGATTAAGACGATTAATCCCAATGTGCCAATTATTTATTATATTTTGCCAAAAGTGTGGGCGTGGAAGCCCAGTCGCATTAAAGCAATGGAGCGCTATTGTGATGTACTAGCCTCCATTTTTCCTTTTGAAGATCAGTTTTACACCAAATCAACCTATGTGGGCAATCCTTTATTGGATGAAATACCGCTTTTTAAATTGCAATGTGACACAAGTGGCGTGATTGCATTTTTGCCAGGAAGTCGTAAAAGTGAAATCAAAACGCTTTTTCCTATTTATAAAGCGTTGGCCAGTAAATTAGTAGGAAAAGAGAAAATTTTAGTGATTCCTCCCCATTTTGATTATCGAGAGATTGCAGAAATTTATGGGGATATTCATGATTTTAAAATTTGTCGCAATACCTATGAAGCCTTTGCAAAGAGTGAATTTGCCTTTATCTGTTCAGGCACAGCCACACTTGAAGCGGCCCTTGTAGGCGTTCCATTTGTGTTGGCGTACAAGGCTAAAGCGATTGATTATTGGATTGCAAAGCATTTCGTAAAACTCACGCACGTGGGTTTGGCAAATATTTTATTTGATTTTGCCAAGAAACCCTCTTTGCATCAAGAACTTTTGCAAGAAGATGTCAGTGTTGAGGGCTTATTGCATGCCTATAAAAGTGTCAATAAAGAAGCCTTTTTAACACAAGCCAAGGAGCTTCGGGGCATGTTAAAGCAAGGTTCCACAGAGGCAATGATAAGCATTATTAAGGCATAA
- the greA gene encoding transcription elongation factor GreA encodes MNATKEPMTEYGYKKLTEELNDLKKRQRPETVIELDIARSHGDLKENAEYHAAKEKLAFIDARIAELSDFVSRSQVIDPSSYEHDKVRFGSTITLENLETNEEVTYSIVGSTESNPDLGLISYHSPLSKQLMGRCVDEEVVIKLPVGTQEYAILNITYCEIDFEVKFK; translated from the coding sequence ATGAACGCAACGAAAGAGCCAATGACCGAATATGGGTATAAAAAATTAACCGAAGAGTTAAATGATTTAAAAAAAAGACAGCGTCCAGAGACTGTTATAGAGCTTGATATTGCACGAAGTCATGGTGATTTAAAAGAGAATGCTGAATACCATGCTGCCAAAGAGAAATTGGCATTTATTGATGCACGTATTGCGGAGCTGAGTGATTTTGTCTCACGCTCTCAAGTCATTGATCCGAGCAGTTACGAACACGATAAAGTGCGTTTTGGCTCAACCATTACGTTAGAGAATTTGGAAACCAATGAAGAGGTAACGTACAGTATCGTGGGAAGTACCGAGAGCAATCCTGATTTGGGGCTTATCTCATACCATTCGCCACTTTCAAAACAGTTGATGGGTCGTTGCGTGGATGAAGAAGTTGTGATTAAATTGCCTGTAGGAACGCAAGAGTATGCCATTTTAAACATTACGTATTGTGAAATAGACTTTGAGGTGAAGTTCAAATGA
- the argC gene encoding N-acetyl-gamma-glutamyl-phosphate reductase, whose product MRVAIIGASGYTGLELIKMLISHPHFEITYIATTEGGVKASALHPSLAGVFEQEVVKADAKEVAQHADLAFLALPHQAAMGFAKELLDLHVKVVDLSADYRLELEAYEKHYCEHLDKEHLSEAVYGLPEIHTAKIKQARLIANPGCYPTASLLAVLPFLPYLKKEAPIFIDAKSGVSGAGKKLSQTSHFVTINENIFAYNPLKHRHEPEIAEKIAQVSGHAYEVNFIPHLLPVSRGMLVSAYLQTTEVLDAKALLESFYQEARFVRVRGNPVDIKSVAGTNFCDIFVTQKGTSLFVSSAIDNLLRGASSQAVVNANLMCGFEESAGIPIIAYVP is encoded by the coding sequence ATGAGAGTAGCCATTATTGGGGCGAGTGGGTATACGGGCTTAGAGCTGATTAAGATGCTTATTTCCCATCCGCATTTTGAGATTACGTATATTGCAACCACTGAGGGTGGGGTGAAAGCCAGTGCATTGCATCCTAGTTTAGCAGGTGTGTTTGAACAAGAGGTTGTAAAAGCCGATGCCAAAGAGGTGGCACAACATGCGGATTTAGCATTTTTAGCCCTTCCTCATCAAGCTGCTATGGGATTTGCAAAAGAGCTTTTGGATTTACATGTAAAGGTGGTTGACCTCTCAGCGGATTATCGTTTGGAGCTTGAAGCGTATGAGAAACACTACTGCGAACATTTGGATAAAGAGCACCTAAGCGAGGCAGTGTATGGGTTGCCTGAAATTCACACTGCAAAAATTAAACAGGCTCGTTTAATTGCTAATCCTGGGTGTTATCCAACCGCTTCGTTGTTGGCAGTTTTACCGTTTCTTCCTTACTTAAAAAAAGAAGCACCTATTTTTATTGATGCGAAAAGTGGGGTTTCAGGTGCAGGTAAAAAACTTTCTCAAACATCACACTTTGTCACCATTAATGAAAATATTTTTGCCTACAACCCTTTAAAACACCGCCATGAACCAGAGATTGCTGAGAAAATTGCGCAGGTAAGTGGGCATGCATATGAAGTCAATTTTATCCCGCATCTTTTACCCGTGAGTCGAGGAATGTTGGTGAGCGCTTATTTGCAAACCACAGAGGTGCTTGATGCAAAAGCCCTGCTTGAGTCTTTTTATCAAGAGGCCCGTTTTGTGCGAGTCAGGGGAAATCCTGTGGATATTAAATCAGTAGCAGGAACCAATTTTTGCGATATTTTTGTCACACAAAAAGGCACATCGCTTTTTGTCTCTTCCGCCATTGATAACCTTCTTAGAGGTGCTTCCTCTCAAGCAGTGGTCAATGCCAACTTAATGTGTGGGTTTGAAGAGAGTGCTGGAATTCCCATTATTGCGTATGTCCCCTAA
- a CDS encoding UDP-2,3-diacylglucosamine diphosphatase, with product MLEFPLLRMSPNLLIHEGAHFIADAHDSSERSFFLEYLLHVKKNPPSQLFLMGDMFDLLVGDVVYGVKKYEHYIALIEEIAQVCEVYYFEGNHDFRLAQLFLHVKVISIEEQPLTCKLPSGKTCLLLHGDKYGDRFNRFYTKLIRNPFILSFLNGCDMLSQGAISKAIEQSQSKKNLCKHICDFTTLIQRKLFLYPKAEVIAEGHYHQNHAFMVSGVHYINFSSFACNQSYFSVQSSSETEFAPMQFRSCPST from the coding sequence GTGCTGGAATTCCCATTATTGCGTATGTCCCCTAATCTTTTAATTCACGAAGGAGCGCACTTTATCGCCGATGCGCATGATAGTTCTGAGCGCTCCTTTTTCTTAGAATACCTTTTACATGTAAAGAAAAATCCTCCATCCCAACTCTTCTTAATGGGTGATATGTTTGATTTGCTTGTGGGCGATGTGGTGTATGGGGTAAAAAAATATGAGCACTATATTGCTCTTATTGAAGAGATTGCGCAGGTGTGTGAGGTCTATTATTTTGAGGGAAATCATGACTTTCGTTTGGCTCAACTTTTTTTACATGTAAAGGTCATTTCCATTGAAGAACAACCCCTTACATGTAAGCTTCCCAGTGGAAAAACCTGCCTTTTATTGCACGGCGATAAATACGGTGATAGATTCAATCGTTTCTACACAAAACTCATACGAAACCCTTTCATTTTGAGCTTTTTAAATGGGTGTGATATGTTAAGCCAAGGCGCCATCTCAAAAGCAATTGAACAATCTCAATCCAAAAAGAATTTATGCAAACACATCTGCGATTTTACAACGCTGATACAACGCAAGCTCTTTTTATACCCTAAAGCAGAGGTAATCGCAGAAGGTCATTACCATCAGAATCACGCATTTATGGTATCTGGCGTTCATTACATAAATTTTTCATCTTTTGCGTGCAATCAAAGCTACTTTAGTGTACAATCTTCCTCAGAGACAGAATTTGCACCAATGCAATTTAGGTCATGTCCAAGCACATAA
- a CDS encoding chemotaxis protein: MAKESILKVGSNEMELVDFRIFKKEENGVYEGIYGVNVAKVREIIKIPNLTELPGVPDYIEGIFDLRGIVIPVVNLAKWMNIKEPDDGSIKPRIIITEFSDILIGFVVHEAKRIRRISWKDIEPASFVAGMGSLDKSQITGVTRIENDEVLLILDLENVVQSLGIYQPKIDVADDQIQKIDGTALILDDSMTARKLVSDALRKMGMRVVEAKDGMEGLERLNELYKTYSDRLTDVVKIIISDVEMPQMDGFHFAANVKEDPRFKNIPIVFNSSISDHFSEIRGKEAGGEAYLTKFDAGIFYTEVSKVIKAHVKTAQ; the protein is encoded by the coding sequence ATGGCGAAAGAAAGTATTTTAAAAGTAGGCTCCAATGAGATGGAGTTGGTGGACTTCCGTATTTTTAAAAAGGAAGAAAATGGTGTGTATGAGGGAATTTATGGTGTTAACGTAGCTAAAGTACGTGAAATCATCAAAATCCCTAATCTTACAGAACTTCCAGGTGTTCCTGATTATATTGAGGGAATTTTTGATTTGCGTGGTATTGTTATTCCTGTGGTCAATCTTGCCAAGTGGATGAACATTAAAGAACCTGATGATGGTTCCATTAAACCACGTATTATTATTACCGAATTTAGCGATATTTTGATTGGTTTTGTGGTGCATGAAGCCAAGCGCATTCGTCGTATTAGTTGGAAAGATATAGAACCAGCCTCCTTTGTCGCAGGTATGGGCTCACTGGATAAGAGTCAAATCACGGGTGTGACACGGATTGAAAACGATGAGGTATTGCTTATTTTAGACCTTGAAAATGTAGTTCAATCCTTAGGTATTTACCAGCCAAAAATTGATGTTGCAGATGATCAAATTCAAAAAATTGATGGTACAGCTCTGATTTTGGATGACAGTATGACCGCTCGAAAACTCGTCAGCGATGCCCTCAGAAAAATGGGTATGCGTGTGGTCGAGGCAAAAGACGGCATGGAAGGTTTGGAGAGACTCAATGAGCTTTATAAAACCTACAGTGATCGTTTAACCGATGTGGTTAAAATTATTATCAGCGATGTGGAAATGCCACAAATGGATGGATTTCATTTTGCAGCCAATGTTAAAGAAGATCCTCGGTTTAAAAATATTCCTATTGTTTTTAACTCATCTATTAGCGACCATTTTAGTGAAATTAGAGGCAAAGAGGCGGGCGGTGAGGCCTATTTAACAAAATTTGATGCGGGAATTTTTTACACAGAAGTCTCAAAAGTCATCAAAGCACACGTGAAAACAGCACAATAG
- a CDS encoding hybrid sensor histidine kinase/response regulator yields the protein MEDIQEILEDFLVEAFELIEQLDQNLVELESNPDDLELLNSIFRVAHTIKGSSSFLNFDVLTGLTHHMEDVLNKARHGEVKLTHGVMDVVLESIDLMKSLLHAIRDNGNDTSIGIDITDICRRLDIISNGEATHEEEQIATSSTSAPVEMDPVETPMNEDNVDYSKLSDKEVEDEIERLLKMRKEEDRQRKQNTQAPSPVVPRSSSVVVDEDADEEKEAPRVVEPVKRAANAENTAPAKKDASSSMEQTIRVEVKRLDHLMNLIGELVLGKNRLLKIYDDVEERYEGEKFLEELNQVVSSISLVTTDLQIAVMKTRMLPIAKVFNKFPRMVRDLSRELGKQIELEISGEETELDKSIVEEIGDPLVHIIRNSCDHGIEDIATRRAKGKPETGLIQLKAYNEGNNIVIEITDDGKGLDADLLRSKAIEKGMITEREADGMSDKEAYALIFKPSLSTAKVVTNVSGRGVGMDVVKTNIEKLNGIIDVDSELGHGTVIRLKIPLTLAIIQALLVGAQEEYYAIPLASVLETVRIPLDEIYTIEGKNVLRLRDEVLSLVRLSDIFGVKQVYEGGEHTYVVVIGLAESKLGVVVDMLVGQEEIVIKSLGDYLQGIEGIAGATIRGDGRVTLIVDVAALMNLAKGINVDIRASAETVVKAKTVPSDYVVLVVDDSAMDRNIMKKSMEPIGVKTIEASNGQEALNMIKSSEHSIDAVLIDIEMPRMDGYTLAMEIRKYSKYKNLPLIAVTSRTSKSDRLRGVESGMSEYITKPYSPEYLESVVRKNIKL from the coding sequence ATGGAAGATATTCAAGAAATTTTAGAAGATTTTTTGGTTGAAGCGTTCGAACTTATTGAACAACTTGATCAAAATTTGGTAGAGCTAGAGTCCAATCCTGATGATTTGGAACTGCTCAACAGCATTTTTAGGGTGGCGCATACGATTAAAGGGTCATCATCATTTTTAAATTTTGATGTCCTAACAGGTCTGACACATCACATGGAGGATGTTTTAAATAAAGCACGCCATGGTGAGGTAAAATTAACACACGGTGTGATGGATGTGGTGCTAGAGTCAATTGATTTAATGAAAAGCTTGCTTCATGCGATTCGTGATAATGGCAATGACACTTCTATTGGTATTGATATTACCGATATTTGCCGTCGCTTAGATATTATCTCTAATGGAGAAGCCACACATGAAGAAGAACAGATAGCGACATCTAGTACATCTGCGCCTGTTGAAATGGACCCTGTAGAGACGCCAATGAATGAAGACAATGTGGATTATTCAAAATTGAGCGATAAAGAAGTTGAAGACGAAATTGAACGATTACTCAAGATGCGTAAGGAAGAAGATCGTCAACGTAAGCAAAACACGCAAGCTCCATCACCAGTTGTTCCACGTAGTTCATCCGTGGTTGTGGATGAGGATGCAGATGAGGAAAAAGAGGCACCTAGGGTTGTTGAACCTGTCAAAAGAGCTGCTAATGCGGAGAATACTGCCCCAGCAAAAAAAGATGCTTCTAGTTCGATGGAGCAGACCATTCGTGTTGAGGTAAAACGACTTGATCACTTAATGAATTTAATTGGTGAGCTTGTTTTAGGTAAAAACCGATTGCTTAAAATTTATGACGACGTTGAAGAGCGTTATGAGGGTGAAAAATTCTTAGAAGAGCTTAACCAAGTTGTTTCTTCTATTTCTTTGGTAACGACAGATTTACAAATTGCGGTTATGAAAACCAGAATGTTGCCTATTGCCAAAGTGTTTAATAAATTTCCAAGAATGGTACGTGACCTTTCTCGAGAACTAGGTAAACAAATTGAGCTTGAAATCTCAGGTGAAGAGACAGAGCTTGATAAGTCTATTGTGGAAGAGATTGGCGATCCTTTGGTTCATATTATTCGTAACTCATGCGACCATGGTATTGAAGATATTGCAACCAGACGTGCAAAAGGAAAACCTGAGACAGGACTCATTCAGCTCAAAGCATACAATGAGGGCAATAATATTGTCATTGAGATCACCGATGATGGTAAAGGCTTAGATGCTGATTTATTGCGTTCAAAAGCAATTGAAAAAGGAATGATTACCGAGCGAGAAGCCGATGGTATGAGTGACAAAGAGGCCTATGCGCTTATCTTTAAACCATCCCTTTCAACGGCAAAAGTCGTCACTAATGTTTCAGGTCGTGGTGTGGGCATGGATGTGGTTAAGACCAACATTGAAAAGCTCAATGGTATTATTGATGTTGACAGTGAGTTAGGTCATGGAACGGTCATTCGTTTAAAAATTCCACTAACCCTTGCTATTATTCAAGCTTTATTGGTCGGTGCTCAAGAAGAGTATTATGCGATTCCTTTAGCTTCCGTTTTAGAGACGGTTCGCATTCCACTGGATGAGATTTATACCATTGAGGGTAAAAATGTTTTACGACTTCGAGATGAAGTTTTATCTCTTGTGCGACTTTCTGATATTTTTGGAGTCAAACAGGTGTATGAGGGAGGCGAGCATACCTATGTTGTTGTTATAGGACTTGCGGAGTCAAAACTGGGTGTTGTGGTTGATATGCTTGTGGGTCAAGAAGAGATTGTTATTAAATCTTTGGGCGATTATTTACAGGGTATTGAGGGTATTGCAGGGGCTACCATTCGAGGGGATGGTCGTGTGACACTCATTGTGGATGTGGCAGCACTGATGAATCTTGCAAAAGGCATCAATGTTGACATTCGTGCCAGTGCTGAAACCGTTGTGAAGGCAAAAACAGTACCAAGTGATTATGTGGTATTGGTCGTGGACGATAGCGCTATGGATCGAAATATTATGAAAAAATCGATGGAACCTATAGGGGTGAAAACCATAGAAGCAAGCAATGGACAAGAAGCGCTTAACATGATTAAATCATCGGAACACAGTATTGATGCGGTGTTGATTGATATTGAGATGCCACGCATGGATGGTTATACGTTGGCTATGGAGATTCGAAAGTATTCAAAATACAAAAACCTTCCATTAATTGCAGTCACATCTCGTACCTCAAAATCGGATAGATTAAGAGGTGTTGAATCAGGCATGAGCGAATACATCACCAAACCATACTCTCCAGAATACCTCGAGAGTGTTGTTCGTAAAAATATTAAATTATAG
- a CDS encoding chemotaxis protein CheW, whose translation MSDKLNQIIQKQQKQIEEPLKKEDDVVQLVGFIIGQEEYAVPILSIQEIIKPIEYTRVPSVPDYILGVFNLRGSVIPLIDLRRKFKMDSVKATEDTRYIVMKGHDNTAGFVIDRLTEAIRIKSSRIGPPPETIHAEKGMVYGIGMREENILTILKVEALLKRDF comes from the coding sequence ATGAGTGATAAATTAAATCAAATTATCCAAAAACAGCAAAAGCAGATTGAAGAGCCTCTTAAAAAAGAGGATGATGTTGTTCAGCTCGTTGGATTTATTATTGGTCAAGAAGAGTACGCCGTGCCCATTTTGAGTATTCAAGAGATTATTAAACCCATTGAATATACTAGAGTTCCAAGTGTTCCTGATTATATTCTGGGCGTTTTTAATCTTCGAGGAAGCGTTATTCCTTTGATTGATTTGCGTCGTAAGTTTAAAATGGATTCCGTTAAAGCCACAGAAGATACCCGCTATATTGTTATGAAAGGGCATGATAATACCGCTGGTTTTGTGATAGATAGACTCACAGAGGCAATTCGTATCAAAAGCAGTCGTATTGGACCACCACCTGAGACTATTCATGCAGAAAAAGGGATGGTTTATGGTATTGGTATGCGAGAAGAGAATATCTTAACGATTCTTAAAGTAGAAGCCCTGTTAAAACGAGATTTTTAA
- a CDS encoding methylenetetrahydrofolate reductase, with the protein MLEPFIEKLKYESFLSLETTPIHEPTFEPMIEKIAHFGLDKHVDGFSTTDNPLARLKYNALFGALKLQNRFNKPVIATMSMRDRNKLALQSDLLGANENDLRAILCLTGDPSSASDQPSLKGVFEGNSTLLMDIIQCFNAGMDYSGKPFKTQPHPIYPFAVCNAHSNTPRHLMKKIATKISHGAVGIISQPVYSVDNASMLLELLKEAKKELGKEDNEAQMILGFFPIVKLRTAQFLSAHVPGVNVPNFWMEKLARAKKISEEEEKKVGFELSLQTFHALKKVHPKIHMMSANNFELVADLLKA; encoded by the coding sequence ATGCTAGAACCTTTTATTGAAAAATTAAAATATGAGAGCTTTTTAAGCCTTGAAACAACCCCTATTCACGAACCAACCTTTGAGCCTATGATTGAAAAAATTGCTCACTTTGGATTGGATAAACACGTCGATGGCTTTAGCACCACCGATAACCCCTTAGCACGGCTTAAATACAATGCTCTTTTTGGCGCACTCAAACTTCAAAACCGTTTTAACAAACCTGTCATTGCAACCATGAGTATGCGTGATCGCAATAAACTTGCTCTTCAATCAGACCTCCTAGGAGCTAATGAAAATGATCTTCGTGCCATTTTGTGCCTTACTGGTGATCCTTCAAGTGCAAGTGACCAACCATCCCTTAAAGGCGTTTTTGAGGGAAACAGCACACTCTTGATGGATATTATTCAATGCTTTAATGCGGGGATGGATTACTCAGGCAAACCTTTTAAAACACAACCGCACCCCATCTACCCTTTTGCCGTCTGTAACGCCCATAGCAATACACCACGCCACTTGATGAAAAAAATTGCTACTAAAATTAGCCATGGAGCTGTGGGGATTATTTCACAACCTGTCTACAGTGTAGACAATGCTTCAATGCTTCTTGAACTGCTCAAAGAGGCTAAAAAAGAGCTTGGTAAAGAAGACAATGAAGCACAAATGATTTTAGGATTTTTCCCTATTGTAAAACTACGCACTGCGCAATTTCTCTCAGCTCACGTCCCAGGGGTGAATGTGCCCAATTTTTGGATGGAGAAACTAGCTCGTGCTAAGAAAATCAGTGAAGAAGAAGAGAAAAAAGTAGGTTTTGAACTTTCGCTTCAAACCTTTCATGCGTTAAAAAAAGTTCACCCAAAAATTCATATGATGAGCGCCAATAACTTTGAATTGGTAGCAGATCTGCTAAAAGCCTAA
- the serB gene encoding phosphoserine phosphatase SerB codes for MKLCVFDFDSTLMDGETIDFLAKEHGVEKEVCAITEAAMRGELDFFESLTTRVGLLKGMNARKAEEICAHLPLMNGAREAIAGLKAKGYTVIVFSGGFRMGTTPAKAILGFDADFANILHVRDGHLSGLVGGDMMFGFSKGDMLKRVQNLLHVNEENTVAVGDGANDLSMFEHAHKKVAFCAKPILKSAANIVIDEKDMRNLLEFI; via the coding sequence ATGAAATTGTGTGTGTTTGATTTTGATTCAACCCTCATGGATGGTGAAACGATAGATTTTTTAGCAAAAGAGCATGGGGTAGAAAAAGAGGTCTGCGCTATTACCGAAGCAGCGATGCGTGGAGAGCTGGATTTTTTTGAGAGTTTAACCACACGTGTAGGGCTTTTAAAAGGGATGAATGCACGTAAAGCAGAAGAGATTTGTGCGCATTTGCCTTTAATGAATGGTGCACGTGAGGCGATTGCTGGGCTCAAAGCAAAAGGCTATACGGTCATTGTTTTTAGCGGAGGATTTCGTATGGGGACAACACCCGCTAAAGCGATTTTAGGCTTTGATGCGGACTTTGCGAATATTTTACATGTAAGAGATGGCCATTTGAGTGGTCTGGTTGGTGGTGATATGATGTTTGGTTTTTCCAAAGGTGACATGTTAAAAAGGGTGCAAAATCTTTTACATGTAAACGAAGAAAATACAGTGGCGGTGGGAGATGGTGCTAATGATCTTTCAATGTTTGAACACGCCCATAAAAAAGTGGCATTTTGCGCAAAGCCTATTTTAAAAAGTGCGGCCAATATTGTGATTGATGAGAAAGATATGCGCAATTTACTTGAATTTATTTAG
- a CDS encoding transaldolase — MYNNELKFSLWCDFVERSFLENEFSSLVEKNIVNAATSNPSIFKSAFLGSPAYKEAKTLLEGRPAKEIYETLAIQDIQCAAGKLLSAYESGNDGFISIEVDPFLCDDAKATIEEGKRLFKAIAYPNVMIKVPATEAGFVAMEALLSEGIHVNATLVFSKQQTQNCLDAFSRANLLLKEKGVESLPKAVISIFVSRFDRKLDDMLSKIDFPMGRVGIMNALRCYECIKAYGLENVRALFASTGVKGDRFREDYYIRELLVENTINTAPLDTIHAFVASKECKAIEYTSEMIENFFNALAANEIYLDEVSDTLMDEGLRAFKEAFVEILNELK; from the coding sequence ATGTACAACAATGAATTAAAATTTTCGTTATGGTGTGATTTTGTTGAGAGAAGTTTTTTAGAGAATGAATTTTCTAGCTTAGTTGAAAAAAATATTGTCAATGCGGCGACAAGTAATCCTTCTATTTTTAAGAGTGCTTTTTTAGGCTCACCAGCGTATAAAGAGGCAAAAACACTTCTTGAGGGTAGACCTGCTAAAGAAATTTATGAAACATTGGCTATTCAAGATATTCAATGTGCTGCTGGTAAACTTTTAAGTGCTTATGAAAGTGGAAATGATGGGTTTATTAGCATTGAAGTGGATCCTTTTTTATGCGATGATGCCAAGGCAACCATTGAGGAGGGTAAACGTCTTTTTAAGGCAATTGCTTATCCCAATGTGATGATTAAAGTTCCTGCGACTGAAGCAGGGTTTGTTGCTATGGAAGCATTGCTCAGTGAGGGTATTCATGTGAATGCGACCCTTGTTTTCTCAAAGCAACAAACACAAAATTGTTTGGATGCCTTTTCACGTGCCAATCTGCTTTTAAAAGAAAAAGGGGTAGAGTCGCTTCCTAAAGCAGTGATTAGTATTTTTGTAAGCCGTTTTGATCGAAAGTTGGACGACATGCTTTCTAAGATTGATTTTCCAATGGGGCGTGTAGGCATTATGAACGCTTTACGTTGTTATGAGTGTATTAAGGCGTATGGTCTTGAAAATGTAAGGGCATTATTTGCAAGTACAGGTGTTAAAGGTGATCGGTTTAGAGAAGATTATTATATTCGAGAACTTTTGGTTGAAAATACCATCAATACGGCTCCTCTTGATACCATTCATGCCTTTGTAGCGTCGAAAGAATGTAAGGCTATCGAGTATACTTCTGAGATGATTGAGAACTTTTTTAATGCACTAGCTGCAAATGAAATTTACTTAGATGAAGTAAGTGATACGTTAATGGATGAGGGATTGCGTGCTTTTAAGGAAGCCTTTGTGGAGATTTTAAACGAACTCAAATAG